In Lonchura striata isolate bLonStr1 chromosome 18, bLonStr1.mat, whole genome shotgun sequence, one genomic interval encodes:
- the PRKAB1 gene encoding 5'-AMP-activated protein kinase subunit beta-1 isoform X2: protein MGNTSSERAGLERHGHKASRGDSSGGAISTKEGDRPKILMDSPEDADLFHSEEMKAPLEKEEFLAWQQDLEVNDKTPTQARPTVFRWTGGGKEVYLSGSFNNWSKIPLTRSHNNFVAILDLPEGEHQYKFLVDGQWTHDPAEPVVTSQLGTVNNIIQVKKTDFEVFDALMVDSQKCSDMSELSSSPPGPYHQEPYVCKAEERFKSPPILPPHLLQVILNKDTGISLDLVNCKDTRST from the exons ATGGGGAACACGAGCAGCGAGCGAGCGGGGCTGGAGCGCCATGGGCACAAAGCCTCCCGAGGGGACAGCTCCGGAGGAGCCATCAGTACCAAGGAGGGGGACAGACCCAAAATCCTAATGGACAGTCCTGAAGATGCAGACTTGTTCCATTCAGAGGAAATGAAG GCTCCATTGGAGAAAGAAGAATTTCTAGCTTGGCAGCAAGACCTGGAAGTGAATGACAAAACCCCCACTCAAGCTCGGCCAACAGTCTTCCGCTGGACTGGAGGGGGGAAAGAAGTTTATTTATCAGGGTCCTTCAACAACTGGAGTAAAATTCCCCTGACAAGGAG TCACAATAACTTTGTGGCAATCCTGGACCTGCCAGAAGGAGAGCACCAGTACAAGTTCCTCGTGGATGGGCAGTGGACACATGATCCTGCAGAG CCAGTAGTAACCAGCCAGCTGGGTACTGTCAACAACATCATCCAGGTGAAGAAAACTGACTTTGAAGTGTTCGATGCTTTGATGGTGGACTCCCAAAAATGTTCAGACATGTCTG AGCTGTCCAGTTCACCCCCAGGACCATACCACCAGGAGCCCTATGTCTGTAAGGCAGAGGAGCGCTTTAAATCTCCACCCATTCTCCCCCCACACCTGTTGCAGGTCATCCTGAACAAGGACACTGGGATTTCT cTTGATCTTGTTAACTGTAAAGACACCAGAAGCACATAA
- the TMEM233 gene encoding transmembrane protein 233: protein MSALPAGADIKRALENSPETNIEDELPDGPPQPRPKGYLLLSILSCFCPAYPVNIVAFVFAVMALNSYNQGDIEGSKRLGRNALWVAVASIIIGLVIIGIYCVVHFTTHAI, encoded by the exons ATGTCCGCGCTCCCCGCCGGCGCCGACATCAAGCGGGCTCTGGAGAACAGCCCCGAGACCAACATCGAGGATGAGCTGCCCGACGGGCCCCCGCAGCCGCGGCCCAAGGGCTACCTGCTCCTCAGCATCCTCTCCTGCTTCTGTCCCGCCTATCCCGTCAACATCGTCGCCTTCGTGTTCGCCGTCATG GCTCTGAACAGCTACAACCAAGGGGACATAGAAGGCTCCAAGCGGCTGGGTCGCAACGCGCTCTGGGTGGCCGTGGCCTCCATCATCATCGGCCTCGTCATCATCGGCATCTACTGCGTGGTTCACTTCACAACG CATGCTATCTGA